The genomic DNA GACGCCTGACCCCTTCCGGTCGCACTTCTGCTGCCCGTCCCACCTATCGCGAGCCTTGGACAGGTGGGGCAGGCCGCAGAAGTCGCGAAAAAACTTGGCCTCAGCGGACCAGGCGGAAGAACTTGCGCAGTTCGTCGGCGTAGGTCTCGGGGACCTCGAGCGAGGCGAAGTGCCCGCCTTGGGTCAGGTCGGTGTTCCAGTACCGCAGGTCGCGGAAGCGCGCCTGCGCCCAGGAGCGCGGGATCTTCGCGATCTCCTTGGGGAAGATCGAGGCACCGGTGGGAACTGACACCGGGTCAGATCCCAGGTGACGCGGGAAGCTCTCCCAGTAGATGCGGGCCGACGACGCGCCGGAGGCCGTCAGCCAGTACGTCATCACGTTGTCCAGAACGGTGTCGCGATCGACTGCGGTCTCGAAGTCGCCGTCGTGGTCGGTCCAGGCCCAGAACTTGTCGAGGATCCACGTCAACTGCGCGACCGGGGAGTCGACCAGGCCGTAGCCCACGGTCTGCGGGCGGGTGGACTGGATCGCCGAGTAGCCCGAGCCACGCTTGCGGAACTCCGCGGTGCTCGCCAGTCCGGCCTGTTCGTCCTCGGTGACCGGTGCCTCGGGCACCTCGGGCGCCCGCGGTAATGTGAGGTGGATCCCGACGACGTGCCCGGGGTCGTGCGTGCCGAGCGCGGCGGTGATGAATGCTCCCCAGTCCCCGCCCGCGGCGCCGTACCGGGTGATTCCCTGACGGGCCATCAGTTCGGTCCAAGCCTTCGCGATCCGCTCGACGCTCCAGCCGTCCGCGGTCGGCTTGCCGCTCCAGCCGAACCCGGGCAGCGTCGGGCAGATGACGTGGAAGGCGTCGGCCGGATCCGGCGGGTCGGTCAGCAGCGGGATCACGTCGAGGAACTCCACGACCGACCCGGGCCAGCCGTGGGTCAACAGCAGCGGCAACGCGTCGGGGTGCGGCGAGCGCGCGGTGAGCATATGGATCGAGCAACCGTCGAGCTCGACGAGCGCCTGCGGATGGACGTTGAGCCGCCGCTCCAGCCGCGCCATGTCGTACCCGTGCGCCCAGTGCTCGGCGACCTGCCGGGCCACGGCCAGCGGGACGCCCTGCGACCAGTCGTCGACAGTCTCCGGCTCCGGCCAGCGCGTCCGGGCCAGCGCCGCGCGCAGGTCCGCAACCACCGCCGGATCGACCCGGACCTGGAACGGGACCCCGACATCGTCCATCGCACCATCGTGGTGGGTAACAATGAACGGATGAGCGACGGCCCCCTGATCGTCCAGTCCGACAAGACCCTGCTGCTCGAGGTCGACCACCCGGGCGCGCCGGACTGCCGCCGGGCGATCGCGCCGTTCGCTGAACTCGAACGCTCCCCCGAGCACGTGCACACCTACCGGCTGACCCCGCTGGGCCTGTGGAACGCCCGGGCCGCCGGGCACGACGCCGAGCAGGTCATCGACGCGCTGCTGAAGTACAGCCGTTACGCCGTCCCGCACTCGCTGCTGGTCGACATCGCCGAGACCATGGCCCGCTACGGGCGCCTGCGCCTGGAGAAGCATCCGGTCCACGGCCTGGTGCTGGTCACCACCGACCGCCCGGTGCTCGAGGAGGTGCTGCGGAGCAAGAAGGTCGCGCCGCTGGTCGGCGCCCGGGTCGACCCGGACATGGTGGTCGTCCACCAGTCCGAGCGCGGAAACATCAAGCAGACCCTGCTGAAGCTCGGCTGGCCCGCCGAGGACCTGGCCGGCTACGTCGACGGCGAGGCGCACCCGATCGCGCTGGACGAGACCGACTGGAAGCTGCGCGACTACCAGCGCCAGGCGGTCGAGGGTTTCTGGCACGGCGGGTCGGGAGTCATCGTGCTCCCCTGCGGCGCAGGCAAGACCCTGGTCGGAGCCGCCGCGATGGCCCAGGTGCAGGCGACCACGTTGATTCTGGTCACCAACACGGTCTCGGCCCACCAGTGGCGCACCGAGCTGATCAAGCGCACCTCGCTGACCGCGGAGGAGATCGGCGAGTACTCCGGCCAGCGCAAGGAGATCCGCCCGGTCACGATCGCCACCTACCAGGTGCTCACGACCAGGCGGAAGGGCGTCTACGCGCACCTCGAACTCTTCGACGCGCGCGACTGGGGCCTGATCGTCTACGACGAGGTCCACCTGCTGCCGGCCCCGATCTTCCGGCTGACCGCCGACCTGCAGGCCCGTCGGCGCCTCGGCCTGACCGCGACGTTGGTGCGCGAGGACGGCCGCGAGGGCGACGTGTTCTCGCTGATCGGCCCGAAGCGCTACGACGCCCCGTGGAAGGACATCGAGGCGCAGGGCTACATCGCGCCGGCCGACTGCGTCGAGGTACGTGTCACCCTGACCGAGCACGAGCGCCTTCTGTACGCGACGGCCGAACCCGAAGAGCGCTACCGGCTCGCGGCGACGACCGAAACGAAGATGAAGGTGATCGAGGCACTCGCCGCCCGGCACGCTGACGACCAGTTGCTCGTCATCGGCCAATATCTCGACCAGCTCGACGAATTAGGCGAGCGCCTCGGCGTCCCGGTCATCAAGGGTGACACCACAGTGAAGGAGCGCGAGCGGCTTTA from Sporichthyaceae bacterium includes the following:
- a CDS encoding epoxide hydrolase, whose amino-acid sequence is MDDVGVPFQVRVDPAVVADLRAALARTRWPEPETVDDWSQGVPLAVARQVAEHWAHGYDMARLERRLNVHPQALVELDGCSIHMLTARSPHPDALPLLLTHGWPGSVVEFLDVIPLLTDPPDPADAFHVICPTLPGFGWSGKPTADGWSVERIAKAWTELMARQGITRYGAAGGDWGAFITAALGTHDPGHVVGIHLTLPRAPEVPEAPVTEDEQAGLASTAEFRKRGSGYSAIQSTRPQTVGYGLVDSPVAQLTWILDKFWAWTDHDGDFETAVDRDTVLDNVMTYWLTASGASSARIYWESFPRHLGSDPVSVPTGASIFPKEIAKIPRSWAQARFRDLRYWNTDLTQGGHFASLEVPETYADELRKFFRLVR
- a CDS encoding DNA repair helicase XPB, whose product is MSDGPLIVQSDKTLLLEVDHPGAPDCRRAIAPFAELERSPEHVHTYRLTPLGLWNARAAGHDAEQVIDALLKYSRYAVPHSLLVDIAETMARYGRLRLEKHPVHGLVLVTTDRPVLEEVLRSKKVAPLVGARVDPDMVVVHQSERGNIKQTLLKLGWPAEDLAGYVDGEAHPIALDETDWKLRDYQRQAVEGFWHGGSGVIVLPCGAGKTLVGAAAMAQVQATTLILVTNTVSAHQWRTELIKRTSLTAEEIGEYSGQRKEIRPVTIATYQVLTTRRKGVYAHLELFDARDWGLIVYDEVHLLPAPIFRLTADLQARRRLGLTATLVREDGREGDVFSLIGPKRYDAPWKDIEAQGYIAPADCVEVRVTLTEHERLLYATAEPEERYRLAATTETKMKVIEALAARHADDQLLVIGQYLDQLDELGERLGVPVIKGDTTVKERERLYDLFRTGEITTLVVSKVANFSIDLPEASVAIQVSGSFGSRQEEAQRLGRLLRPKHDGRTARFYAVVARDTIDQEYAAHRQRFLAEQGYAYRIIDADDILAG